The stretch of DNA GGGGCCGTTGACCACCGGGACGCCGTAGGCGTCGGCGAACTTCGTCGCGTAGACGCTGCGGGAGGTCGCCAGACAGCGGTCGACGACGACGTCGAGGTCCGCGAAGGCGTCGGGGGCCTCGGCGACGTTGAACTGCTGTTTGCGTACGTCTATCTTCTCGATGTCGTGGTCGCGCTCGCGCAGCTCCGAGAGCAGGAGCTTCTCGTCGCGGCGGATACGCGAGTAGAGGAGTCCGACGTTCATTGGTGGTGTGGGTGGCTCGTGGCGGCGGAGGCGGTCCGCCGCACCGCCGGGATCACTCGCCCCAGTCCTCTTCGAGCTCGGGCGCGCTGTCGAGCTCGACGGGGTCCGTGCCGACGACTTCGAGTTCCGCGCCGCAGGTGGAACAGTCGACGATCTCTCCGACTTCGAGGTTGTCGTGCAGGGAGACCTCCGCCCCGCACTCGATGCATTCTGCCATTGTACTCCACTCTCGCGCCCGTACCCACTTAAAGACTTCGGACTTGTCAGGAATAATAGTATACAGAAGGCGGAGCTAGCGGTATCGAGGCGTCGTTTTTGGCCCGCACCGAGATCCAGTATCAGATTCGTGGTACGATTTCCCCGCGAGGGGGTCGTGGCTCAGACATAGCGGTCGACCTCCGTCCGGCGGCGGTCGCGTGCGCGCTCGACGGCCCCGCGGCGGTCGGTCAGGCCGTCGCGGTGGTCGGCGAGGACGCCCTCCGCGGTCGACAGCTGGTCGGCCACGGCGTCGGGGGCGGGGCCGCCCCGCGAGTCGCGGGTCGCCACGCTCTCGGCCGGGTCGAGCGCCGCCTCGACGGCCTCCCGTTCGACGTACGCGGCGAGCGGGTCGCCGAGCACGTCCTCGGCGACCGCCGACAGTGCCTCGTAGTCGGGCGCGTCCTCGTCGGGCCCGAGGCCGGCCGCCGCCTCGGCGACCACCTCGTGGGCGGTCCGGAACGGGACGCCGGCCGTCGCCAGCAGGTCCGCGACGCCCGTCGCCGTCGAGAACCCCGCGCCGGCCGCCGCCGCCAGCCGCTCGGCGGGCCAGTCGGCCGTGGCGACCGCGCCGGCGGCCACCTCGACGCTGTCGGTGACGCTGTCGATGGCGTCCCAGGCGTGGCGACCGGCCCGCTGCAGGTCGCGGTTGTACGCCCGTGGCTGGCCCTTGAGGTTCGTCAGCAGGCCGTTCAGCCCCGCCGTCGCGTCGCCGGTGCGTCCCCGGACCAGCTCCAGCGTGTCGGGGTTCTTCTTCTGGGGCATGATCGAGGAGGTCGAGGCGTAGTCGTCGTCGAGGTCGACGTGGCCCTTCGAGGCCATCACGACCACGTCCTCCGCCAGCTGCGAGAGGGTCGTCGCGAGCGTCGCCACCGCGCTCGTCACCTCCACGAGGAAGTCCCGACTCGCCGAGGCGTCCATCGAGTTCTCCGCCACCGAGTCGAACCCCAGCAGTTCGGCGGTGCGCTCGCGGTCGACGTCGAAGGGCGTCCCGGCGAAGGCGGCCGCGCCCAGGGGGTTGCGGTTCACGCGCCCGTAGGCGTCCAGCAGGCGCTCGGTGTCCCGCCCGAGGGCCTGCTCGTACGAGAGGAGCCAGTGGGCCACCGTCGTCGGCTGGGCGGGCTGGAGGTGGGTGTAGCCGGGCATCACCGTCTCCGCCTCCGCGCGGGCCACGTCGAGCAGCTGCTCGCGGGCTCCCACCAGCGCCTCGACCAGTTCCAGCACGTCCTCGCGCAGACGGTAGCGGATGCAGGCCGCCACCTCGTCGTTGCGCGAGCGGGCGGTGTGCATCTTCCCGCCGTCCGGGCCGACCCGGTCGATGACCGCGCTCTCGATGGCCTCGTGGACGTCCTCGCCGTCGGGCAGGGCCTCGTGACCGGCGTCCTCCACGTCGTCCAGTGCGGCCAGGATCTCGCCGGCCGTCTCGCGGTCGACGATGCCCCGCTCGGCCAGCATCACGACGTGGGCGCGGTCGACGGCGAGGTCCGCGGCGAAGATGCGCTCGTCGTCGGCCAGCGAGGAGAGGAACGACCGCGCGGGGCCGCCGGCGAAGCGGTCGCGGCGGACGACCGTCTCGTCGCCGCCCTCCCCCGCGCCGTCGTCGTTCCGCTCCTCGCTCATCGGATTATTCCTCCGCGTCGTCCGCTTCGCCGCTCGCGTCGTCCGCGCCCCCGTCGGTCACGGGCGCGTTCTTCTTCGCGTCCGCGAGGATGCGGTTGGCGAGCCGGGACTGGAAGCCGTGGTACTTCGCGACGCCGGTGGCGTCTTCCTGGGTGATGCCGCCGGCGACGTCCTCCTCGTCGAAGGAGGCCGCGGACTCGCTGTAGACGGCGTAGTCGGACTCGCGGGAGACGGGCCGGCAGTGCCCGCCCTCCAGCTTGACCGTGACGGTGCCGGTACAGCGCTCGTTGGTCGCCTCCATGAACGCCTCCAGTGCGCCGGTCAGGGGCGCGTCGACGAGGCCCTCGTAGGCCTTCTGGGACCACTCGTGGTCGACCTGCTGCTTGAACGAGCGCTCCTCCTGGGTGAGGACCAGCCCCTCGAGGGCCTCGTGGGCCGTCAGCAGCACCGTCGCCGCCGGGTGTTCGTAGTTCTCGCGGACCTTCAGGCCGAGCATCCGGTCTTCCATCATGTCCGTGCGGCCGACGCCGTGGGCCCCGGCCCGCTCGTTCAGCCGTTCGATGAGCTCGACTTTCCCGAGCGCCTCGCCGTCCAGCGCGACGGGGACGCCCTCCTC from Haloarcula litorea encodes:
- the argH gene encoding argininosuccinate lyase, producing MSEERNDDGAGEGGDETVVRRDRFAGGPARSFLSSLADDERIFAADLAVDRAHVVMLAERGIVDRETAGEILAALDDVEDAGHEALPDGEDVHEAIESAVIDRVGPDGGKMHTARSRNDEVAACIRYRLREDVLELVEALVGAREQLLDVARAEAETVMPGYTHLQPAQPTTVAHWLLSYEQALGRDTERLLDAYGRVNRNPLGAAAFAGTPFDVDRERTAELLGFDSVAENSMDASASRDFLVEVTSAVATLATTLSQLAEDVVVMASKGHVDLDDDYASTSSIMPQKKNPDTLELVRGRTGDATAGLNGLLTNLKGQPRAYNRDLQRAGRHAWDAIDSVTDSVEVAAGAVATADWPAERLAAAAGAGFSTATGVADLLATAGVPFRTAHEVVAEAAAGLGPDEDAPDYEALSAVAEDVLGDPLAAYVEREAVEAALDPAESVATRDSRGGPAPDAVADQLSTAEGVLADHRDGLTDRRGAVERARDRRRTEVDRYV
- the lysW gene encoding lysine biosynthesis protein LysW, coding for MAECIECGAEVSLHDNLEVGEIVDCSTCGAELEVVGTDPVELDSAPELEEDWGE